TGTCCAGAGCGGCAACAGCACCCCTCGACCTTTTGGCAACGCTGTGGTTGACGgctttgattttgatttaGAGGATCCCATCGAAAACAACATGGAACCTTTTGCGGCAGAGCTGAGATCTCTCACAAGCGCTGCTACGTCAAAGAAGTTTTATCTTTCGGCTGCCCCCCAGTGTGTGTACCCCGACGCGTCTGACGAATCGTTCCTCCAGGGAGAGGTGGCCTTTGACTGGTTGAACATCCAATTCTACAACAACGGTTGTGGTACCTCTTATTACCCCTCGGGCTACAACTACGCAACTTGGGACAACTGGGCCAAGACTGTCAGTGCTAACCCAAACACTAAGCTGCTTGTCGGCACTCCGGCCAGTGTCCATGCTGTAAACTTTGCCAACTACTTTCCCACCAATGATCAACTCGCTGGAGCTATCTCATCTTCTAAGTCTTATGATAGCTTCGCAGGTGTGATGTTATGGGATATGGCTCAGCTCTTTGGAAACCCTGGATACCTTGACTTGATCGTAGCAGACCTGGGTGGCGCTTccacccctcccccgccaGCTTCAACCACCCTGTCCACTGTGACTAGGTCATCTACGGCCAGCACCGGACCTACCTCTCCTCCCTCTGGCGGCAGTGTTCCTCAATGGGGCCAGTGCGGTGGTCAGGGATACACTGGACCAACACAATGCCAGTCTCCCTACACTTGCGTTGTTGAGAGCCAGTGGTGGTCATCTTGCCAATAAAGGGCAACCAGACACTTTATAGAGCTCTATGCCTGAGCGCCTCTCGGTATCTGTAAATAGGGAGCAGATGATCCTTTGCGTCTAAGATTGACGAGGCATAGCCCTAGACTGTTTGAGCAGGCCTTTGCGTGCGCGTGCGCATTTGTATATATTTCCCCTATtctagtatatatttaaatattgtATATAAACATCTTACACTATTAAACCTTATATGAATACCAGACAGATCCTGCTGAAAAATTAAGATTTATGAGATATAATCAATAACTGTATTATAAAAcgtaaatactatattatagcagaCGGATGCTATATCATAACATGGCGGACGCTGTATTACAGCATGCAggccctttaaatattatgACATATAAATGCCCCATTAAAGCCATTTCAGGAACTGCACTTTACACTGGTCTCGGCTCGTCCAATGAGCCAGACTGGCCCTATCGTCAACTTGCGTCAACTTCTCTACGCTGATTTGTATAAATTAGGTACCAGTTGCTAACACCATTGCAATAAGACTGGACTCAAATACATCTCTATTAACCACGTGATATTTCATTGCCCctagttaatttaatctaTCGCTTAACATGTTCCAGGATATAGGCTTGTCATTTGTCCCTTGGAAATTGTGTCTATCTCAACTCATGGATAAACTGGTTTGCTACATTTTGCGATCATTTTCAGCAAATTTAGCGTATCCTTTTTAAGCATCTCAAACTATTCTTGTGTATGTATATCTTCTGATGTAAAATCACATTAGACGAACTAAATCATtcataaaaataaaagatcgTGCTTAGGACTAACAGCGTTTAGGTAGTGAGATGCGCTAGATTGACATTTAAATGTTAAGATAAAGAATTGTTGGCTTCTTCAACAATACCTAAGCTGTCATGTAGCGCGGCAACCACTATATACTCTATTTATCACTAATGCCGCAGCATACTTGATCACAATATGGAGTAATACATACTTAATAAGATCGCGTGATTGTATTTTCTCCACTTAGCTGTAAAGCTCGGATATAGTCAGGCAGTTGCGCCAGAACTGTCAACAAGCACATCATGGGGCCAAAGCTCTGGTCTAGGATTATAGAGCCAATGTGTGGCCAGAGCTCCTTGCTGCTGAcgtacatacttgtacaaggCAGCCTGTACTAATTTGTAGACATGATATACCTATGTAGGTCAATAGTGCAAACCCGTACGCAGGTAATACGCTAACCATCCAAGGAATACGTATTGCGAATACGCGTTGATGTTTTCAAATCGCCAAATTCGCAGACTACACATCGGCATCATACCACAGTTAACCAAGCtgcattttcttcatccattGGATGTGGgaataataagctaaaagATAGTATCGACCATCGGCTGGTCTAGCAAATAGGTATTCATGCAATGGCAATCTCACCAGTCAGCGGTGCCCTGACATATATGTAATGTTAGTCATTCTATACTTTCAAAGCAATTAGAAAATGAAATTTGCTAGATGTGAATTGAGaatatgtattttttttttttttcatgagGCTCATTGCTAGTGATTATCTAGCTGGACAACAACGTCGAAGTGACTCAAAAACTACCCTTACCGCTCACCACAATAACTCCTGGCATTGAAAGTCGGCTTCTGCCGTCCAACCAACAGCGCGGCGTAAGAGCTAATTGTACTTGGGCGATCACACTAACTGCCTTTGGAACCAACGAAAGAATGCGCAATGGATACATACATATTTGGTCATCTTGGCATTCAGGTACCACTCGTGAAATAGGAGTGCCAACTGCTCCGGTGCAGAGAAACCCCAAATCGATAACGTGCGTTGCATTGTcaaaaattactatataagaacgGCTAGTCATTATTGAGAGAGTGGGACAATCGCCGCAAAACGACCGTTCTGGTGTACAGGCAGCACCCGATAACGATCACGCAATCTGACCGCTGTTGGTGTGCAAGCACACCTTCTCGGCAGGTCCGTGAGACGCTATGATAGTAATGCAGGGAGAATTGTTTGTTTATGATGCGATGTTCGCGGCCACAGTTTCGTCTTTTTGCTAGAAGATACACTTCCCTTCTTCTGTCAGCTGGCTTAGAGAACACCGCAGAACGGCATGGTTACCAGCGACTCTCCGGCGCATTCGAAAAACGAAGCGGTATTTGAGTCCAACGAGAATGGGACTCGGTACTCCGAGGCTGAATTCAAAGAGGAAGTGGGAGGGTTAACATTCGACCAGTATCTTGCAGGAGGACTTGGTCGACATCTGGGCATATTCAGCACAACTTCTCTTATGTGGGATTTCTCGCCACTCCCAACGATTCTATAAGATGgctaataaagctatagtattGGGCGAATAATTGGCACGGGCATTTTCTCTACCCCATCATCAATCATCAATGGCGTTGGATCTCTGGGTGCCTCCATGTTCCTATGGGTTCTGGGACTTCTGTTATCGATTTCGGGCCTTTGCGTCTGGCTTGAATTCGCCTGTATGATCCCTCGAAGCGGTGGCGAGAAAGTATACCTCGAAGCAGCGTATCGCAGGCCAAAGATGCTCATTACTACTGTTTTTGCAGTTCAGGCTGTCGCCCTCGGCTTCACTGGTGAGTCTAGTCTCTCAGAAAGcgaaagaaagggaaaataaTCTAAATTAATACCACAGCTTCTGGTTGTATTGTT
The Trichoderma asperellum chromosome 7, complete sequence DNA segment above includes these coding regions:
- a CDS encoding uncharacterized protein (CAZy:GH18~SECRETED:SignalP(1-21)), with amino-acid sequence MPSLYLTSALGLLSLLPAAQAGWNPNSKDNIVVYWGQDAGSIGQNRLSYYCENAPDVDVINISFLVGITDLNLNLANVGNNCTAFAQDPNLLDCPQVAADIVECQQTYGKTIMMSLFGSTYTESGFSSSSTAVSAAQEIWAMFGPVQSGNSTPRPFGNAVVDGFDFDLEDPIENNMEPFAAELRSLTSAATSKKFYLSAAPQCVYPDASDESFLQGEVAFDWLNIQFYNNGCGTSYYPSGYNYATWDNWAKTVSANPNTKLLVGTPASVHAVNFANYFPTNDQLAGAISSSKSYDSFAGVMLWDMAQLFGNPGYLDLIVADLGGASTPPPPASTTLSTVTRSSTASTGPTSPPSGGSVPQWGQCGGQGYTGPTQCQSPYTCVVESQWWSSCQ